A single genomic interval of Nonomuraea rubra harbors:
- a CDS encoding dihydrolipoamide acetyltransferase family protein yields MEAQLFRLPDLGEGLTEAEVLVWKVAVGDSVEIDQIVVEVETAKAAVEVPVPYAGTVLELHAEAGTTLSVGDPLISVGGGVPGTGGERVAEAGPDVAAERYREEERAGSGNVLIGYGTGHLPGRRRRRRARPGAAPPAAAGPGEAPRVISPLVRRLAQEHGIDLAGLTPSGPNRVILRRDVERAIAESREPAAASRPGPAAVATSAATSAAGSAADAVTTAPQQAVRPATTTDRTPQPATPASEEPERIPLRGLRRAVAEKLSRSRSEIPDATTWVDVDATGLLETRDALRAAVPDRRIGLLALLARICVAGLRRHPELNSTVDLERAEIVRYPRIHLGFAAQTERGLVVPVVRDAHRMTLTELAAELARLTALAREGTLPPQVLTGGTFTLNNYGVFGVDGSTPIINHPEAALLGIGRIIDRPWAVDGALVVRKVTQLSFTFDHRVCDGGVAGGFLRYVADCVERPATLLADL; encoded by the coding sequence CTGGAGGCCCAGCTCTTCCGGCTGCCCGACCTGGGCGAGGGGCTGACCGAGGCGGAGGTGCTGGTCTGGAAGGTCGCCGTCGGGGACAGCGTGGAGATCGACCAGATCGTGGTGGAGGTGGAGACGGCCAAGGCCGCCGTGGAGGTGCCGGTTCCGTACGCGGGGACCGTGCTGGAGCTGCACGCCGAGGCGGGGACGACCCTCTCGGTGGGCGATCCGCTCATCTCGGTGGGCGGCGGCGTTCCCGGCACGGGTGGCGAGAGGGTTGCGGAAGCCGGCCCTGACGTGGCGGCGGAGCGTTACCGGGAGGAGGAGCGGGCCGGGTCGGGCAACGTGCTGATCGGCTATGGCACCGGCCACCTTCCTGGGCGGCGACGCCGGCGCCGAGCCCGCCCCGGCGCGGCCCCACCGGCTGCGGCAGGGCCCGGGGAGGCGCCGCGGGTGATCTCGCCGCTGGTCCGCCGGCTGGCGCAGGAGCACGGCATCGACCTGGCCGGTCTCACGCCCAGCGGCCCCAACCGGGTCATCCTGCGCCGCGACGTCGAGCGCGCCATCGCGGAGTCCCGCGAGCCGGCCGCGGCATCGCGCCCCGGGCCTGCCGCCGTCGCCACCAGCGCCGCCACCAGCGCCGCCGGCAGCGCCGCAGACGCCGTCACCACCGCGCCACAGCAGGCCGTACGACCGGCGACCACCACCGACCGCACGCCGCAGCCCGCCACCCCCGCTTCCGAGGAGCCGGAGCGCATCCCGCTGCGCGGCCTGCGCCGGGCGGTGGCCGAGAAGCTGTCCAGGAGCAGGAGCGAGATCCCCGACGCCACGACCTGGGTGGACGTGGACGCCACCGGCCTGCTGGAGACCAGGGACGCGTTGCGCGCCGCAGTCCCCGACCGGCGCATCGGCCTGCTGGCGCTGCTGGCCCGCATCTGCGTCGCCGGCCTGCGCCGCCACCCGGAGCTGAACTCCACGGTGGACCTGGAACGGGCCGAGATCGTCCGCTACCCGCGGATCCACCTGGGCTTCGCCGCCCAGACGGAGCGCGGCCTGGTCGTCCCGGTCGTCCGCGACGCCCACCGCATGACGCTGACGGAGCTGGCCGCCGAGCTGGCCCGCCTGACCGCGCTGGCCCGCGAGGGCACCCTCCCCCCGCAGGTCCTGACCGGAGGCACCTTTACGCTCAACAACTACGGCGTGTTCGGCGTGGACGGCTCCACCCCGATCATCAACCACCCCGAGGCCGCCCTCCTGGGCATCGGCCGCATCATCGACAGGCCATGGGCGGTGGACGGCGCCCTCGTCGTCCGCAAGGTCACGCAGCTCTCGTTCACGTTCGACCACCGCGTCTGCGACGGCGGCGTCGCCGGAGGTTTCCTCCGTTACGTCGCCGACTGCGTGGAACGCCCGGCGACCCTGCTGGCCGACCTCTGA